From the Achromobacter xylosoxidans A8 genome, the window TCCTGCGCGGCCAGCCTGCGCGAACAATACTGGCGGTAGTCCTCGCGCGCCAGGGCCTCGAAGTAGCCGCGCTTCTCGCCCGCCCGTCCTGCCTGCTTCCAGCGGGCGTCGGCGCGGTTCAGAAAGGCGGCAGTGCGCGCCGGATCGCGCCGCAGCACCTCGCCAAGGATCAGGTCGGCCTCCTGCGCCTCGCCCGACTCGGCCAGCCAGAAACCGTAGTCGTTCAACGCGGTCAGTACCTGCGCATCCTTGCCAGCAGGATCGATCTCGCGATAGTCCTGCAGCAGCACGTAGCGGCGCAACGCGGCCAGCGCGGCGCCGAACTCGGCAGCCTTGGCGCGCGGAACGGCGCGCGCCGCCTGGTGCAGGGCCAGAAAGCCGGCCTGCGCGTCCACCGGCGCCCGCTGCTCGAAGCGCACCTGCGCCGGAAAGGTCTTCAGGCGGTTGGGATAGTCCAGCAACGCCGGCCGCAGCGCGGACGCAATGGCAGCCTTGCGCACATCGTCCCAAGGGCGGGTGCCGGTCACCACCGCAAGCGCGCCGTCCGCGGCCACCTCATAGGCCTCGCCCGTCGCGTCCACCAGAAAGCCCGCGGCGCGCGCCTCGTCCGCATCGTTGTAGGAATAGCCGACCCAGTAATGCGTCTCGCCGTTGCGCGGCGTCCTGACGCTCACCCGTTCCTCGCGCGACGCCTTCCAGGAAACCGGATCTATCGCCAGTGGCGCGGAACGGAAATCCAGCTTGAACTCCTTGCCCGTCTCGCGCACGTATCGGTACAGGTACAGCCGGTTCTCCAGTTGGCCCACCAGCACCGCGTCCTTGACGTTCTCGCTGCCCCACACGCGCCTCTCCGGTTCCTGCAGCGGATAGCGCGACAGCCGGCTGGCCTCGATGACTGCGCCGATGTCGAAAGCCCTGGCCGGCTGCGGCATGGCTGCAAGGCCGGCCAGCGCCAGCGCAACGGCGCCGCACAGGCGGGAAACGACGGGACGGAAGGAACGCGGCATGCGGAAGCTTCAGGGGACGGATAGGAAGGGGCCGATGATACGCGCCTTCCCGCGCCAATCTGGCAAGCCCCGCCATCGGTGCTTTACCGCAAAGACTGCGGACAACTTTCGTTATATATTCGACAACATAACGCTTTCATTAACAGCTTAATTATTCTGCGCCCAACGCTCCTCCGCCATGCACGCCGTTTCCATCGCCCCCACAGCCGCCCCGGCCTGTAGCGCCGAACCCACCCTGCGGTTCGCCAGCGCGCTGCTGCGCCATGCGCCGCCCGGCCATCCCGACGCGGGGTTCTTTGCCACCGTCATCGGCAAGAGCCTGGCCTGCGGCGACCTGGGACGCAGCGGCCTGTCGTCGCGGGAACTGGAAGGGCTGATCGCGCGCCTCTTTCCCGGCGCGCTGACGGGCCATGATTCCGCGCTGGCCGCCTTGCGCGAGCAGGCCGCCATCTACCCCGCCCGCAACATGGATGCGGCCCAGGCGGAATTCATGCCTCTGCTGCGCGCGCTGCTGGACACCTGGGCCGCGCCCGGCGCAAGCACCACGCCCTGGGTCAGCAGCGTGCTGGCGCACGCCTGTCTGCGGCCCGACCATCTGTGGCGGGACCTGGGCCTGTCCGGCCGCGAAGACGTGACCTTCCTGCTGGCGCGCCACTATCCGGGACTGGTGGTGCGCAATGTGCGCAACCTGCGGTGGAAGCAGTTCCTGGCCTATTCCGCCTGTGAGCAGGCGGGCCTGCCGCCCGCCGCCGCACCCGGCTGTCCGGCCTGCGAAGACTACGGTTTCTGCTATCCGGACATGCCGGACTGAACGCCAGCTTCAGAACCGGTAGGTCGCGCCTACGCCCATTCCCAGGCTGCGTCCGGCCGCCGGTTCGTAATAGCGTCCGTTGGTCTCGTTGACGATCACGGACCCGGCATAGCGCCGGTCGAACAGGTTATCCACACGCCCGTAGGCGTTCAGCTCCCAGGCCCCCGCCTTGAGCACGTAGCCCGCGCTCAGCGCCGCCACGAAGTAGCCGGGCGCATCGCCGTCGTTGGCGTCGTTCACATAGATCTTGCTGAGGAAACGCCCTTCCACCGAGGCCTGCCAGCCTTCGGGCGGCGCCCAAGCCAGCGAGGCATAGGCGGCCTGGCGCGCGATGCCGGGGATCTTGTTGCCGGCGCGGATATCGCCTGGCCCGTCGTCGGCATAGCGCGCATTCAGCCAGGTATAGGCGAGCTGCGCGCGCCCATGGCGCGCGAATTCGCCCGACCAGCCCAGTTCCACGCCGTCGCGCCGCGTGCGGCCGGCGTTCTGGTAGGTGGTCCGTCCGCCCGTGCTGCCCGCGGACACGATCTCGTCGTCGGTGCCGGTATGGAACACGGCGGCCGTCAGCAGGCCGCCCGCCATGCTGGCCTTCACGCCGGCTTCCAGATTGGTGCTGAGCGCGGGCGCCAGGCCGAAATTCAGGCCCGGCTGGCCGCCAGGACGGTAGGAGATCTCGTTGAGCGTTGGCGTCTCGAACCCCCGGCCATACGAAGCATAAAAATTCAGATCGGAATTCGGCGCATAGCGGATGGCTGCTACCGGCAAAGCCTTGCGATAGCGCGCGTCGCCGCTGTCGTCGGCATTGCCGGACACGATGTAATGGTCGTTGGAATCGAAGCTGACGGTGCTGTAGCGCAGACCCGCGTCCAGCGTCCAGCGCTCTGACATCTGCCAGGAGGCCTGCAGGTAAGGATCGGCGTTGTAGACGGTATTGGTTTCGTCGCGCCTGAGCGCGCCCTGCACGCCCAGTTGGCGGTTGGCGCCCTCGCCGCTGAAGTTCTGGTAGCCCTTGCGGTCTTCGCGCATGGAATCGTAGGCAAAGCCGCCGATCAGGGTCAGCGGCCTGCCCGCCATCGCCAGCTCGGAGGTCCAGCGCAGGTCCGCGCCGCCGTATTGCCGTTTCAGGTCGATGACGCCTCCAGCCTGGGTCGGCGCCATCTGCGCGGCAGGGGGGATCGCCTGGAATTGCGTGGTGTCGCGCTGGCCGTAATAGACCATCACCCGCAAGGTGTTGCGGCTGTCCACCATGCGCTCGTAGACCGCCCCGCCCTGGGTCTGCCTGACCGTCTTGCGGGTGTCGAACTGTTCGGCCAGGGGAGCCGCGCGCGGGTCGTCCTGGAATTGTTGGTACGTCAATCCCAGCGGATCTTGCGCCTTGAGGTCCACGCTATTGGCCACGATGGTCAGCCGGCTGGCGTCGTCCAGTTGCAGGCCCAGCTTGGCATTGGCCAGGTTCTTGCGCGCGGCGCTGTGGTCGCGGTAGCCGTCGGTGGTGAAACGCGTCAGGTCCAGCACGTAGTCCAGCCCGCCGTTGGCGCCGTTGGCGCGGGCGCCATGGCGCCATGTGCCGTAGCTGCCGCCCCAGCCGCTGGCCGTGAGCGACGGCGGTTCCACCCCGTCTTCGGTAAACACCTGGATCACGCCGCCCGAGGAATTGCCGTACAGCGCCGAAAACGGGCCGCGCAGCACTTCGACGCGGCCGATGGAACCGATGTCGATGTTCGACGTCTGCCCTTGCCCGTCCGGCATGGTGGCCGGTATGCCGTCCACGTACAGGCGCACGCCGCGCACGCCGAAGGTGGAGCGCGCGCCGAAGCCGCGGCTGGATATCTGCAGGTCCTGCGCGTAATTCTGGCGGTTCTGGATCTGCAGCCCGGGCACGCCGGCCAGGCCTTCGGACAGGTTGATGCCCGGCTGCTGCAGACGCATGGCCGCGCCTTCCACCACGTTCACCGAGGCCGGCGTGTCCAGCACCGAGGTGCCCAGGCGCGTCCCCGTCACCACCACCGCGGGCATCAGCGGTTCCGCCTCCTGCGCCCAGGCGGCCCCCGCTGGAAACGAGGCCAGCAGGCCATGCACGGCCCAACGCCCCATGCCCGTAAGCCACCACTGCCGCTGCGCCAAACACGCCTCCTGTAGGGGCCGCGGCGGGAATCGGTTCTAATACCCGCCATGGATAACTCGCAAGACATCGAACGCCGCCTGCTGGAGCTGGAGGTCAAGGCCAGCTTCTCGGACGACATGCTGGAACAGCTCAACCAGATCATCGTGCGCCAGCAACAGCAGATAGACCGGCTGATGCGTGAAGTGGCCGACCTGCGCCAGCAGACGCCCGAGGGCGGCGCCGCCTTCCGCAGCCTGCGCGACGAAATACCGCCGCACTACTGATACCGGCCGCGCCCGCCGCGCCGGTCTTCCCCACCTGCATCCAAAACCTCAGGGAACTACCGCGTTCCAGGCCTTCGTTCGCCTGGATAAAGCGTCCCTAATTCCATCCATGGAAAATATATCCTAAGAAAACGCCTATCTTTCCACTGATGGGAATATCTTTTACCAATACAAGGGTTTATCCCTACTCCGATTCAGCGCACTATTGAGCCATCGGGAAACAGCAACGAACCAGACGGATAGGCCGCCGATTCGCTCCCAAAGCTCTTGAAATCGGAGATTTACCATGAAGACCCTCGCTACCGCTTTGATGATGTCCCTGGCCGCGCTGAGCGCCGGCGCCTACGCCGCCTCGCCCAACATCGAACCCAACAACGTTCCGTTCCAAGGCGTCTACGGCACGCCGTATGAAGGCCCGACCCGCGCCCAGGTGCAAGCCGAACTGGCTGCCGCCAAGGCTGCCGGCCAGATGGCCGAAGTGGAACCGAACAACGTGCCGTTCCAAGGCGTCTACGGTACGCCCGCCACCGGCAAGACTCGCGCTGAAGTGCGCGCCGAACTGGCTGCCGCCCGCGCCGCCGGCCAGATGGCCGACGTGGAACCGAACAACGTGCCCTTCCAAGGCGTCTACCACGCCAACTGAGCGCACGCGGATTTACCCCTCCCCTTGTTGTACCTTGGCCGCCAGCATCTGGCGGCTTTTTTTCGTCTGTATGAAAGGCGGCTGCCGTGCTGCATAACACCGCTCTTTCTGCCTCGCAGTGTGGCCTCAAGGCAAAAACCGCCAGTTTCAGTCCGCCGCGCAAAGCACTGTTCCATCTGTTCGCGTACTATCGCCCCAAGATCAGGCATAACACTACGACTCAACAGGGAGCCCATCTTGAAACACACCCGCGTTCTCGCCTCTTTGCTGGTGGCTTGCGGCATCGCCGCGCCGGCGCTCGCCGCGCCTCCGGTGATGCTGAACAATGCCATCATCACGCAGATCCCCAAGGGCGATCAGCCCTCGTTCCACGAAGCCGTGGCGCAGTCGCTGAACAGCTCGGCCGACGGCCAGCGCACCCAGTGGAGCAGCACGCACCAGCCTAAAAAGGCCCCGCCCATCACCGTGCAGCTGACGCCCACGCAGACCAGCAAGGTCAAGGATGATCGCCTCTGCCGCTTCCTGGTCGGCGATTTCGCCCGCGGCGCCACCACGGAAAAATGGCAGTTCTGGTTCTGCAAGCAGCCCGACGGCACCTGGAAGGCCAGCAGCAACTAAGACTGCGCTGCGCTGAATTCCGGCGCGAGACCAACTTCTGCGTCAGCGCAAAAAAAGCGTGCCGCTCCATCATGGAGCGGCACGCTTTTTTTTTGCGCCGTGTCCGCGCGCGCCGAATAGGCGCGCGCAAGAACAGGATCAGGCCGAGGCTTCGGTCCGGTTGGCGTCCAGCACGGTCATCGCGGTCATGTTGATGATGCGGCGCACGGTGGAGCTGGAGGTCAGGATGTGCACCGGTGCATTGGCGCCCAGCAGGAACGGACCCACCGCCACGTTGCCGCCCGCGGCCGTCTTGAGCAGGTTGTAGGCGATGTTGCCCGAGTCCACGTTCGGGCACACCAGCAGGTTGGCCTGGCCCTTGAGCGAAGACGAGGGCAGGATACGCATGCGCAGCGCTTCATCCAGCGCGCAGTCGCCATGCATCTCGCCGTCGATCTCCAGGTCCGGCGCGGCCTGGCGCACCAGTTCCAGCGCGCGGCGCATCTTCGCGCCCGAGGCCGAACTGCCCGAACCGAAGTTCGAACGCGACAGCAGCGCGACCTTGGGCGCCAGGTTCATGCGGGCCATTTCCTGCGCCGCCATCACCGTGAACTCGGCGATCTGCTCGGCCGAGGGCTCGTCATTGACGTGCGTGTCCACCAGCACCACCGTACGCTCGTTGAGCAGCAGGATGTTCATGGCGGCGTACACATTGTGGCCAGGGCGGCGGCCGATGACTTCGTCCACGAAGCGCAGGTGGTCGTGATACGCGCCCACCGTGCCGCAGACCATGCCGTCGGCATCGCCCAGGTGCACCATCATCGCGCCGATCAGGGTCAGGCGGCGGCGCATTTCCACGCGCGCCATTTCCTTGGTGATGCCGCGGCGGCACATCAGTTCCCAGTACGTGGTCCAGTACTGGTGGAAGCGCTCGTCGTATTCCGGGTTGGTGACTTCGACGTCCTCGCCCAGGCGCAGGCGCAGGCCGAACTTCTCGATGCGCGACAACAGGACCGCGGGACGGCCCACCAGGATGGGACGGGCCAGGCCTTCGTCCACGATCACCTGCACCGCGCGCAGCACGCGTTCGTCTTCGCCTTCCGTGAACACGATGCGCGCCTTGCCGCCTTCGCGCACGATGCGCTTGGCCGCCGAGAACAGCGGCTTCATGAAGGCGCCCGAGTGGTACACGAACTGCTGCAGCTGTTCTTCGTAGGCTTCCAGGTCCGCCAGCGGACGCGTAGCCACGCCGCCTTCCATCGCGGCCTTGGCCACGGCAGGGGCGATGCGCACGATCAGGCGCGGATCGAAAGGCTTGGGAATCAGGTACTCAGGGCCGAACGAAATATCGTAGGTGCCATAGGCCGCCGCCACCACTTCGTTCTGCTCTTCCTCGGCCAGCTCGGCGATGGCGTAGACCGCCGCCTTTTCCATTTCGCGGGTGATGGTGGTGGCGCCCACGTCCAGCGCGCCGCGGAAGATGTAGGGGAAGCACAGCACGTTGTTGACCTGGTTCGGATAGTCCGAACGGCCGGTCGCCATGACGACGTCGTCGCGCACCGATTGCGCCACTTCCGGCAGGATCTCGGGCGTGGGATTGGCCAGCGCCAGGATCAGCGGGCGCGGACCCATCGCCGCGACCATCTCGGGCTTGAGCACGCCGCCGGCCGACAGGCCCAGGAATACGTCGGCGTCCTGGATCACTTCGGCCAGCTTGCGGGCCTCGGTCTTCTGCGCGAAGCGCGCCTTGTCCGGGTCCATCAGCACGGTGCGGCCTTCGTAGACCACGCCTTCGATGTCGGTGACCCAGACGTTTTCCAGCGGCAGGCCCAGGTCCACCATCAGGTCCAGGCAGGCCAGCGCGGCGGCGCCTGCACCGGAAGTCACCACCTTGACCTGCTTGATGTCCTTGCCCACGACCTTCAGGCCGTTGATGAAGGCGGCCGAAACCGTAATGGCCGTGCCGTGCTGGTCGTCATGGAAAACGGGGATCTTCATGCGCTCGCGCAGCTTGCGCTCGACGGTGAAGCATTCCGGGGCCTTGATGTCTTCGAGATTGATGCCGCCGAAGGTGGCTTCCAGGCCGGCGATGATCTCGACCAGCTTGTCCGGGTCGGTCTCGTTGATTTCGATGTCGTACACGTCCAGGCCGGCGAACTTCTTGAACAGCACCGCCTTGCCTTCCATCACCGGCTTGGAGGCCAGCGCGCCGATGTTGCCCAGGCCCAGCACCGCGGTGCCGTTGGTGATCACGCC encodes:
- a CDS encoding TonB-dependent receptor; the encoded protein is MGRWAVHGLLASFPAGAAWAQEAEPLMPAVVVTGTRLGTSVLDTPASVNVVEGAAMRLQQPGINLSEGLAGVPGLQIQNRQNYAQDLQISSRGFGARSTFGVRGVRLYVDGIPATMPDGQGQTSNIDIGSIGRVEVLRGPFSALYGNSSGGVIQVFTEDGVEPPSLTASGWGGSYGTWRHGARANGANGGLDYVLDLTRFTTDGYRDHSAARKNLANAKLGLQLDDASRLTIVANSVDLKAQDPLGLTYQQFQDDPRAAPLAEQFDTRKTVRQTQGGAVYERMVDSRNTLRVMVYYGQRDTTQFQAIPPAAQMAPTQAGGVIDLKRQYGGADLRWTSELAMAGRPLTLIGGFAYDSMREDRKGYQNFSGEGANRQLGVQGALRRDETNTVYNADPYLQASWQMSERWTLDAGLRYSTVSFDSNDHYIVSGNADDSGDARYRKALPVAAIRYAPNSDLNFYASYGRGFETPTLNEISYRPGGQPGLNFGLAPALSTNLEAGVKASMAGGLLTAAVFHTGTDDEIVSAGSTGGRTTYQNAGRTRRDGVELGWSGEFARHGRAQLAYTWLNARYADDGPGDIRAGNKIPGIARQAAYASLAWAPPEGWQASVEGRFLSKIYVNDANDGDAPGYFVAALSAGYVLKAGAWELNAYGRVDNLFDRRYAGSVIVNETNGRYYEPAAGRSLGMGVGATYRF
- a CDS encoding SlyX family protein, which codes for MDNSQDIERRLLELEVKASFSDDMLEQLNQIIVRQQQQIDRLMREVADLRQQTPEGGAAFRSLRDEIPPHY
- a CDS encoding nitrogen fixation protein NifQ, giving the protein MHAVSIAPTAAPACSAEPTLRFASALLRHAPPGHPDAGFFATVIGKSLACGDLGRSGLSSRELEGLIARLFPGALTGHDSALAALREQAAIYPARNMDAAQAEFMPLLRALLDTWAAPGASTTPWVSSVLAHACLRPDHLWRDLGLSGREDVTFLLARHYPGLVVRNVRNLRWKQFLAYSACEQAGLPPAAAPGCPACEDYGFCYPDMPD
- a CDS encoding DUF4148 domain-containing protein: MKTLATALMMSLAALSAGAYAASPNIEPNNVPFQGVYGTPYEGPTRAQVQAELAAAKAAGQMAEVEPNNVPFQGVYGTPATGKTRAEVRAELAAARAAGQMADVEPNNVPFQGVYHAN
- a CDS encoding NADP-dependent malic enzyme — protein: MNTQSDRQAALDYHEFPTPGKISVVASKPLVNQRDLALAYSPGVAAACEEIVADPANVYRYTGRGNLVGVITNGTAVLGLGNIGALASKPVMEGKAVLFKKFAGLDVYDIEINETDPDKLVEIIAGLEATFGGINLEDIKAPECFTVERKLRERMKIPVFHDDQHGTAITVSAAFINGLKVVGKDIKQVKVVTSGAGAAALACLDLMVDLGLPLENVWVTDIEGVVYEGRTVLMDPDKARFAQKTEARKLAEVIQDADVFLGLSAGGVLKPEMVAAMGPRPLILALANPTPEILPEVAQSVRDDVVMATGRSDYPNQVNNVLCFPYIFRGALDVGATTITREMEKAAVYAIAELAEEEQNEVVAAAYGTYDISFGPEYLIPKPFDPRLIVRIAPAVAKAAMEGGVATRPLADLEAYEEQLQQFVYHSGAFMKPLFSAAKRIVREGGKARIVFTEGEDERVLRAVQVIVDEGLARPILVGRPAVLLSRIEKFGLRLRLGEDVEVTNPEYDERFHQYWTTYWELMCRRGITKEMARVEMRRRLTLIGAMMVHLGDADGMVCGTVGAYHDHLRFVDEVIGRRPGHNVYAAMNILLLNERTVVLVDTHVNDEPSAEQIAEFTVMAAQEMARMNLAPKVALLSRSNFGSGSSASGAKMRRALELVRQAAPDLEIDGEMHGDCALDEALRMRILPSSSLKGQANLLVCPNVDSGNIAYNLLKTAAGGNVAVGPFLLGANAPVHILTSSSTVRRIINMTAMTVLDANRTEASA